The Cytobacillus oceanisediminis genomic interval TCGGCACTGCCAAAATCAAAGTGTCTGTTCCGGTTAAAGCCTCTTCAAGCGAAGTGTATCCTCTTATTCCTTCAGGCAGATGTATCCCTGATAAATATTTTTGATTCATATGCTGCTTATTGATTTCCGCTATCTGATCAGGATTATGGCCCCACAGTCTGACGTCATGCCCATTATCCGCAAGCACCATCGCCAGGGCAGTACCCCAGCTGCCGGCACCTGCTACAGCTACACTTTCTATTTTCCGCTCCATTTGATCACTGCCTTTTAATGTATTTGGATGCATCAAAAATTCATCCGATTCTCCCTGCCAGACAACAATAAAGCTTTCTGGCTGGCGTCATCGCATTATTTTCTTTCCCTTGCAAATATCTTAATAGGTGTGCCTTCAAAGCCAAAAGCGTCTCTAATTCTGTTTTCCAGGAAACGTTCATATGAAAAATGAAGAAGTTCAGGATCATTAACAAACACAACAAATGTCGGCGGCTTCACAGCAACCTGTGTTGTATAATAAATTCTTAGGCGTCTTCCTTTATCTGTAGGTGTCGGATTCATCGCAACAGCATCCATGACGACATCATTGAGGACGCTTGTTTCAACACGCAGAGCATGGTTTTCACTGGCTGTGTTAATCATTGGGATTAGGGTGTGAATACGCTTTTTCGTTTTAGCTGAAAGGAAAACAATTGGTGCATAATCAAGGAATTGAAAATGCTCACGGATATTTTGTTCAAAAGCCTTCATTGTTCTCTCATCTTTTTCAACAGCATCCCACTTATTGACAACAATAACAACAGCTCTGCCTGCTTCATGAGCATAACCGGCAATGCGCTTGTCCTGCTCGATGATTCCTTCTTCCCCATCGATGACCACTAAGACAACATCAGAGCGTTCGATTGCCCGCAAAGCTCTCAGTACACTGTATTTTTCTGTTGTTTCATAGACTTTCCCTTTTTTTCGCATTCCTGCAGTATCGATGATGACATATTCCTGTCCATCAACTTTCACCTTCGAGTCGATAGCATCTCTCGTGGTGCCTGCGATATTGCTGACAATGACCCGTTCTTCGCCAAGCATTGCATTTACAAGAGAGGATTTCCCGACATTCGGGCGCCCAATTAATGAAAACTTAATGACATCTTCTCCATATTCAGTTTGGCCATGTTTCGGGAAATGCTTGGCTGCTTCATCAAGCAAGTCTCCAAGACCAAGCCCATGAGAACCTGAAATAGGAAATGGTTCACCAAAGCCAAGTGCATAAAAGTCATAAATTAAATCCCGCATCTCAGGGTTATCGATTTTATTTACCCCAAGTACTACAGGCTTTTTGGCTTTATATAAAATTTTGGCAACTTCCTCGTCTGCAGAGGTAACACCCTCTCGCCCGTTTACAAGAAAAATGATAACATCTGCTTCATCTATCGCAATTTCTGCCTGAAGGCGAATTTGCTCTAAAAATGGCTCGTCCCCAATATCAATTCCGCCTGTGTCAATAATATTAAAATCATGAGTCAGCCATTCTGCCGAACTATAAATCCTGTCCCTTGTCACTCCCGGAATATCTTCGACAATGGATATCCGTTCTCCTACAATTCTGTTAAATATCGTTGATTTTCCAACGTTAGGACGCCCGACAATAGCCACCACTGGTTTTGCCATGAACATCACCCTTTCAATTCTTTATTCTTAAATTGTTTAAACATCCCATCTATGTTCCAGAAATGCCTTTACCTTAAGTAAGCATACAGATGGCTGTCCACAATAACACTACATTGATGTTAAAACCATCCAAACAGCTGTACATTTATAAAATAAACCCTTCTCAAAGATAGAAGGGTCTAACTTAGATATTTTAACAAAGAGAAACCTTCCTAGCAATAGAAAAAGCGGAAGGCGCCCGCTTATCGGCTTATGACCTCGAGCCGATTGCGCCTGGAGCTAGACAGTTATCGAAGTTCAAAGATATAATTTCTGATTTATAAAAACTTGGAAGCCTCATTAATGCTTAACAATTACATATAGTTCTTCTGTTAAAGCATGGGCAATACCGTCAAGAATTGCTTCAAGATTGGCTGCGATGATTTGCATTTCTTTTTTATCTTCACAATGAAATACGGCGGTTCCTGATGGTATCTTGGATGGATTTGTTGTAATTGCAGCCAG includes:
- a CDS encoding capping complex subunit for YIEGIA is translated as MVLEKFILAAITTNPSKIPSGTAVFHCEDKKEMQIIAANLEAILDGIAHALTEELYVIVKH
- the der gene encoding ribosome biogenesis GTPase Der, which codes for MAKPVVAIVGRPNVGKSTIFNRIVGERISIVEDIPGVTRDRIYSSAEWLTHDFNIIDTGGIDIGDEPFLEQIRLQAEIAIDEADVIIFLVNGREGVTSADEEVAKILYKAKKPVVLGVNKIDNPEMRDLIYDFYALGFGEPFPISGSHGLGLGDLLDEAAKHFPKHGQTEYGEDVIKFSLIGRPNVGKSSLVNAMLGEERVIVSNIAGTTRDAIDSKVKVDGQEYVIIDTAGMRKKGKVYETTEKYSVLRALRAIERSDVVLVVIDGEEGIIEQDKRIAGYAHEAGRAVVIVVNKWDAVEKDERTMKAFEQNIREHFQFLDYAPIVFLSAKTKKRIHTLIPMINTASENHALRVETSVLNDVVMDAVAMNPTPTDKGRRLRIYYTTQVAVKPPTFVVFVNDPELLHFSYERFLENRIRDAFGFEGTPIKIFARERK